ACGTCTCGCCCGCGACTCGCATCTTCGCGTAGAACTCGATGCGCATGTCGGTAACTTGGTCGTTCTTCAGGTGGGTGACCCACCAGTCGTCGAGTTTCTCGTTGCGGATAACTGTCTGGGCGGCGATGGTCTCCTGCGTGCGCCCCTCTACGACGTACTCGCGGTCGGTGGTTCCGTTCCCGACCGAGACGTTGTTCATGCTGATGTTGTAGCCGATTTCGGTGATTGCTAGCGGTGTCGTCTTGGGGTTGTAGACGACGAAGCGCATGTCGATGGGCGTCTCGGATTCGGTCACCTCGCCCCAGTGGGCGCTCGTCTCGTTGACGTAGGCGACGGGGTCCGAGACGAACGGTTGACTCGCGTTCATCGAGCGCGTCTCCGTGGAGTTGAACTGCGAGATGATGTCCGTCTCGACCTGTCGCTTGACGGGCGGTGCGGAGAACGTACGACCGAGCATCGAAGAAGAGGCAGTCGCATCGACGCGCACCGTCGTCTGCTCGCCGTTGCGGATGTGGCTGACCCACCACCGAGGCATCTTTTCGTTGTTCATCTGGGACTGGAAGTGGAGGTCGCCCGTTCCAGATTGCAGGGCGACGCCCTCCTTCGTGCCGTTGGCCATCGTCACGTCGTTCATCGCCACCTCGTACGAGACGGTGACGCCGCCGAGGTCGAGTCCGAGCGGATTCGGATTCTCGACGGTGAGGTTCGTGTGGATGACCGTCGTCTCGTTGGTGACGTCGCCGAAACTGTTCTGCGTGCCCGTGACGCTAGGCGTCCCGAGGAATCCGGCCCCGAACGCCGCACCGACGAGAACAACGAGCGCTAGCACTGTAGTTCCGAGTATTCGTATCTTACTGCCCAGTAAGAGAGACTTGACCCCGTCCATACGAGCAGTCGCGTATTCAAGACCCTAAGTTCTGCTGGGATTGCTCCGCGAGTAGAATGAACTAAGTTCCGCCCCCGGGAATCGAGGCGTATGGCCGAACATCAGTCTGTTGGAACGGACAAGGGTATCGGACTCGCCTCGCTGTTCACGCTGTTGGCTGGCGTGGGCGCGGCGGCAATGTTCCTCGCACCGGGGGAAGAAATCGCCGCGTGGGGCTTCGCGGGCGCAGTCGCTGCGGGCGTCTTCGCAGTCGCGGCAGTGCACCTCTTCTGGAAGTAGATTGTTCTGACACTGCCTCGGAGTTGAATTTCTAATTCGGTGCTTACCCACGGGAAATCGTTAAGAGTACGAATCACTTATCGGTGTGTGAGGATGACTGACTACTCCGACGAGGAACGGCGCATCGTCGCGTACCTCAGTGAAAGCGTCTCCCGCGGCGAGCGCTACTTCCGTGCCAAGAACATCGCCAAACAGCTCGGGTTGTCCGCGAAACAGGTGGGCGTGCGACTCCCGAAGCTCGCGGAGAAGACCGACGAGGTCGATATCGAGAAGTGGGGCCGGGCGAAGTCCACGACTTGGAAGGTAACGCCTAGCTAGGTCCGGCGGGTTTTTGAGAGTACAACCCGAAGTGCCGATATGACTGTCCGGGTGGAGCGGACGTTCGAGCTTAGCGTGCCGCCAGCAGAAGTGTGGGAGTTCATCGCGGACCCGGAGCGACGAGCTAGTACTATCAGCGTCGTCTCCGACTACGAACAGACGGGCGAACGAACGTCGGTGTGGCACATCAAGCTCCCAATTCCGTTTCTCGACCGGACCGTCCCCGTCAACACGGAGGACGTGGAGCGCGACGCGCCGCGGTACGTGAAGTTCGTCGGCCGCTCTTCGGCACTGCGCGTGACCGGCGAGCACGAAATCGAACCCACGGCGGACGGTGGTTCTCGACTCCACAATCGATTCGTCGTGGAGGGGAAGGTCCCTGGAATCGAGCGCTACTTCAAGCGAAATCTCGACGAAGAACTGGAGAATCTCGAAGCGACGCTTCGCGAGGAGGCGACCCTGTCGTGAGACTCGCACTCGCTCAGATGCAGGTCGAATCTGGCGCGGTCGTCGCGAATCGCAGGCGGGCCGAAGCGGCAATCGCCGACGCGGCCGCGAGGGGCGCAGACCTCGTTGCCCTCCCCGAAATCTTCAACGTCGGCTACTTCGCGTTCGACGCCTACCAACGGGCCGCCGAGTCCATCGACGGCGAGACGCTCACTGCGATTGCTGACTGCGCGAGCGAACACGACATCGGCGTCTTGGCAGGGAGCGTCGTCGAGGATTTGGCGACGACTGCGGAGCGAACGAACGTCGAGACACCCGCGAACGAAGGTCTCGCCAACACCTCGGTGCTGTTCGACCGGGACGGTGACCGACTCGCGGTGTATCGCAAGCACCACCTCTTCGGCTACGACTCTGCGGAGGCCGAGATGCTAGTTCCCGGCGAGAGCCTCGGCATCGCGGAGTTCGAGGAAGCGACCGTCGGGATGACGACTTGCTACGACCTCCGGTTTCCAGAACTCTACCGAGACATCGCCGAGGCTGGCGCGAACCTGATTCTCGTCCCGAGCGCGTGGCCATACCCGCGCGTCGAACACTGGCAGTTGCTCCCCAGAACGAGAGCCGTCGAAAATCAGCTGTTCGTCTGTGCTATCAACGGCTCCGGAGATTTCGAGGACGCCTCGTTGCTCGGCCGCTCGACGGTGTACGACCCGTGGGGGACGACGTTGGCGAGTACCGGCGACGACCCGGATTTGGTCGTGACCGATATCGACCTCGGGCGAGTCGAGCGTGTGCGCGAGGAGTTCCCGGCGTGGCGTGACAGACGGTTGTAAGTTCGGCGCGACTCGCCCGACATCTGTAACGTTCCCTGTCAATTCGAGAACGTCGGCGAGCAGCCGTGAAGAGCTTCGAAACTCCTGACCCAAACATTAATTACTCATACGTGTCATAGTACAAAAAGCGACAGATGGCAGAGATTCGTTCCCAAACGACTACTGGTGGGTCAGACGCCGCGCGGCCGTCGAGAGAGACTCTCTTCGACTTGCTGGGCAACGCCCGACGGCGTCGCGTCCTCCGACACCTTCTCGAAGAACCGACCATTACCCTCACGGACCTGAGCGCACGCATCGCCGCGTGGGAAAACGATACGCCCGTCGCGGACCTCTCTTCGCGACAACGAAAGCAGGTGTACTCCTCGCTGTATCAGACGCACGTCCCGCGACTGAGCGACAACGACGTCGTGGAGTACGACTCGACGGACCGCGTAGTACGTCTCACGAGCGACCCCGACCGACTGAATCGACTGCTGTTCGACGACGACTCGGACGCGACCGAGACGACCCATCGGTGGAGTCGATACTTCTTCTGGACTGCGACGGTGGGCAGTGCGGCTATCGGCGGCAACTGGCTCGGCACTATTCCGACCGGCGGCGTGACGACGGAGGGTCTCTACGGGCTACTGACTGTAACGTTCATGATGCTCAGCGTCTCGTTCGTGATGGCCGTGGAAGGCCCGCGAATACTGCGGTTTCTCGACTGAGTTTTGCGAAGGGGGTCTTTCCTAATTTCTCGGCTCGTTCGAGTCCGCTCTTCGACTTGCGTGAGAAGACCGTGACTTATACCACTCACCCGAGTACCTCCAGTATGAACAAACTCGCCGAAGCGGGCGAGAACCGCTGGAAGCTACCCCAGCACGCCCACGTGGTAGTCTACGACGAGCGCGAGTCCGAACTGCTGACCATCTACGACTGCGGTGCGGCCCAGAAACCGCCCTCCGCACAAGTCATCGGGAATCTGGTGCGCATCGACGCCGACCACGAGTTAGAGCGCAGCGTGACGGGATACATCGTGAAGATGCGCGAGCGGGCGACGTTGGAGAAGCAAGACGACGACCACTACGTGATTCGCTCCTAGAAAATTACGATTGTACAGATTCTATTTTTCAGGAGTCGAACGTTACTGTTCGCTCTTTACGGTTCACGAGAAACGCCGATACTGTGACTTCCTCGAAAGCCCTCGCCCGATCGCGGTCGCTGGCGCGACATATCTGCGCCTCTCAGCACCCCTCGGCGCAGATAGGGGTCGTGCAGACGACCACGCCCATTCGGGCGCGACCGGGCGACCCCTTTCAGACCCACCCGTGGTCTGATCTACCGAGCGTTGCCGTTGGAAAGCCTCACCGGGTGCTTCGAGTGGAAAGGCGATCTGCACGCGACTGAAAAAATCGAATCTCCAGTTACAACGGCGCGACCAAATCTTCGAGCGCCGCCTTCGGGTCGTCGGCTTTCGCCACGCCGCTGGCCAGCAGGACGCCCTTCGCGCCGAGTTCGCTGGCGGATGTGAGGTCTTCGCCCGTCGAAATACCCGCGCCACAGTACACGTCCACGGAGTCGTCCACTGCTTCGGCGGCCGCGACGGCGTCGGTCACGATTTCTGGGTCTGCCTTGCTGACCGGCGTTCCGGTGCCGATGAGTTCCGGCGGTTCGACGGCCACGGAGTCCGGGGCGAGCGCGGCGACTGCGCCGATTTGGGCGGGGTTGTTCGCGCAGACGCAGGTATCGAGGTCGGCACGCTCTGCCGCGTCAAGTGCGGCGTCGATGTCGGCGAGTTTGAGACGATTTTCCGAGTGGTTGAGCAGTGTGCCGGTCGCGCCCGCGTCGGCGGCCGCTTCGGCGAGCGTCGAACCGGTGTGACTGCCGTGTTCGACGCCGCTGACGTGCTGTGCCCACGTTTCGACGCCCGTCTCGGAGACGCGCTGGAGGTGGGCGGCCTGCGGTGCGACGGCGATGTCTGTCCCGGAGGCGTCGCTTACCTCGCGGGCGGCCGTTGCAATCTCGACTGGGTCACAAGGGTACGCTTTCAGGTTGACGAGAACGAACATACCGAATTCGACCGGCGGGCGCGACTAATAGGTTGCGAGATGACTCATCGCTCGTTCTCGAAGCCGACGAGTCAGTTTATCCGTCGTCTTCGTCGTCGGGGTCCGGTTCTAGCTTGCTCGTCAGATACTCGTCGATGACCTCGCGGTGGGCGCGGCGCAGTCGCTCAGAAGCGGCCTGTCGAGAGATGTCGAGTCTGTCGGCGACCGACTCTAAGGTCGTGTCGCGGGGCACGTCGTAGTGGCCCATCTCGTGGGCCGCTTGGAGAATCTCGTACTGTTCGTCGGTGAGTTCGTGGGGGCTCTCCGAGTCGGCGTCGAGACTGTGAATGTCGAGCAGTTCTGGTTCGAACTCGTACTCCCCAAGCATCTCGTAGGCATCAGCGAAGTCCTTTCGGTCCGGGAATCTGAGCAGTAACCGCCACGCCTCGTCGTGTCCTTGCACTTCGAGGATGGTCCCGTCCTTCTCGAAGACGATTTCGGCGAGAACGTGGAGTCCGTTGGTGAAGGCCAACTTGTAGAGGAAGGCATCTTCCTCTTCGTCTACTTTTCGCACCTCCCCCGCAGAGGAGTCGGCCTGCAAGGCGCGCTCTATCTCGTCTTCCGACGCGCCTGAAACCCAGACGAACGGCATCACCTCGCCTTGTTCCGTGCCGACGATGTGTTCCATTCGAATCTCCAATTCGGGAAGTGTCTCGAACGTCTCGTGGAGGGCGGTCTTCTCGGCGGGGACAGAAATTTCCGCGACCGTCGTCATAGTAGATACTACTTGCGAGTCCGACCGACAAAATTCTACCCCCCGCGGCAGTTCAGTCCTTGCGTTTTACCACGTCGCCGAGGGTCGTTCCATCCGTGGAACTACCGCCGTTCCACTCCTCGTCGTCCGAGGAACCACCCATCGTCAGCGAGATGTCGAGTTCGCTTTCGAGTTTCCGCTGTACGTCGTCGCTCGGCAGGATGTCGCCGCGCTCTATCTTGCGGATGAGACTCGCCTTCTCGTTGAGTTCGTTGGCGAGTTCTTCCTGACTCAACCCCGCGCTCTCGCGGGCGTTGCGGACCCGGTCGTCGTAGTCTTGGGCGATTTCGTCCATGTCGTCGAACATGTCCGACCGCCGCGAGCGCGACGAGGAACTGGACGAAGATGACGATGCGGACGACCCCGACGACTGACTCGACGACGAGGACGACGAAGTCGAGTACTTCGTGGAAGTCGAACTCGACTCCTGGGTCTTGACCTCGGTCCCGAAGTCGGCACAGTTGTCACACACGTCCAACTCGGCTCCTTCGACCTTGATGGTCTTCGGGGAACCCGTCTCGGCACCGCACATCTCACACTGAACCATACCCTTTCGTAGTCCTGGGGTGGCCTTAAACTCCACGCTGGTCTTTCACATTCACCCACGTCCGCTGGTTCCACCCACACGCAAAGTCACACACCCATCGTCGCACGGTTACGGCAGTAACTCCTCGTCTCGCTGGTCGCGGATGAATCCGAACCCGGACTTGACCTCGTCGTGGCGCTCGAAGAACTGAAGGAGTCGCCGACACTTCTCGCGTGGCAGTCGCGCCTCGCGACTCAACTCGAACAGCGAATCGACTTCCTCGGCGACTTCGAGGAACTCCTCGGCAGTAATGTGGCTGTTCTCCGGAAGTAGCTCTTCGAGTTCGACGTTGATTCCCGATTCGCCCGGTCGTTTGTCGGTCATGTTACTGCCTCTCGATTCGTTTCGACTACCTAACCGCTGAAAAACCTATCTACTAGTTAGTTAGGTATCAGGAACCGGGTGTCGGAAATCAGTTGGTCGGTCACGCTAGCGCGCGCCACGAGTAGTAGAACCGCTGGAGTGCGGTGACGTGGCCGACGACGGCGAAGACGACGAGCAACCACCCGACGACGGTGAAACCTGCAAGTTCGGTCGTCACGACTGCCGCGAGGACGCCGGTCACGCCGATGAGTGCTAATCTGTCGGCGCGCCCGAGCAGACCGCCGTACACCCTATCGAGTCCGACCGCTTGCGCCTGCGTCCCCAGATACGAGGTCATCAGCACGCCCGTCACTGCTGCCAATCCGAGCGCGTAGCGACCGATTCCGGCGGCGAGACCGGCGATGACGACGATGTCGGCGTAGCGGTCGAGTACGTGGTCCAGCAGGTCGCCCGCCTTCGAATCCGTGCCGAGTTCGCGCGCTAGCGCGCCGTCAAGCAGGTCGAGCCACCCGTTCAGAAAGACGAGCAGCGCACCCGCGAGGTAGCCGACGGGCGTGTTCAGGTAGAACGCACCGCCAGCGCCGCCCGCGAGGACGAACGCGACGACGCTCACGGCGTCCGGCGTCAGACCTAGTCGCGTCGAGAGCGAGACGAACGGTTCGAGCGCCCTGTCTGCGACCGGGCGCAGTTGGTCCAGCGTCATAGGTAGTCCAGGTACTCTACGTCGCCAGCACTCGGTTCTCGCTTGCCCGCGATTACGGCCGCGATTTCGTCGGCGACTGCCTCGGGCGTGCGGTCTGTCGTCTCGATTTCGTAGACGTTCTCGATACCGTGTTCGGCGACTGCTTCCGAGAGAATCACGTCGAGGGCTTCGCTCTCAGCGTTTTCTTTGGCTTTCGCCTCGTTCTCGCCGCGTTCGGTCAGCCTGCGTTCCAACTCCTCGGGGTGACAGCGCAGGACGACCACTTTGTCAGCTTCGAAGTTGTGCGCGAGGTGCGACTCCACGAGCAGGTTCTGGTCGTCCTCCTCGCCGTCTCGCCCGTCCAATCTCTCACGAATCGCGTCGAAGTCCGCGACCAAACTGTCTCGTTCGGTGTCGCGTTCTTCCCACAAATCCTCGTCCCGAATCAGGTCGTTGAGGTGGACGACTTCGAAGTCGGTGTCGAGTGCTTTGACCGCGCTCGTCTTACCTGTTCCGGGCGTGCCGGTGACGACGACTCGCATCAGTGTAGCACCTCGTTGACTTGTGCGACTGCTCGTTTCGTCTCTTCTTTCGTGCCGCAGGTGATTCGCACGCACTCGGGAAGCCCGAAACTCGAACAGTCACGGACGATGACGCCGCGGCGTTGGAGTTCGTCGGCGACCGCTTCGCCGTCACCGACTTCCGCGAGGACGAAGTTGCCGTGGCTCTCCCACGTCTGGGCGTCCAGAGTATCGTAGATGTACTCGCGCGCCCACGCCGCAGTTTCGACCGTCCGCTCTGCGTGTTCGTCGTCGTCCATCGCGGCGAGTCCGGCGCGACACGCGATTTCGCTCGCGGCGAAGGGCGTGTTCACGCGAGCGTAGGCGTCGGCCCACTCTTCGGGAACGATGCCGTAGCCGAGTCTGACCCCCGCGAGGCCGTACACCTTCGAGAAGGTTCGCAGGACCGCAACGTCGTCACGCGTTTCGAGGAGGGAGACCGCGCTCTCGCCGTCGGCGAACTCGCCGTAGGCTTCGTCCACGAGGACGAGCGTCTGGTCGTCGGTCTCGTCGGCGATTTCCGCCACGGCGTCGAGCGAGAAGCGACCGCCGGAGGGGTTGTGCGGACTCGTGAGGTAGACGATTCGCTCGCCCTCGTAGTCGCTCAGCACAGTTTCGGCGTCGAGTGCGAAATCTCGCGCTTTCGAGATGCCGTACCGCGCTACTTCGCCGTGGTGGAATCGCGCGCTCATTCCGTAGTAGGCGAACCCCGGTTCGGGCACCAGCACCGTGTCGCCGGGTTCGAGCATCGCGCGAGCGAGGTAGTCGAGGACGCCGTCGCCGCCGTTGCCGAGCCAGATTTGTTTAGGTGAGACCGACCAGCGGTCGGCCAGTTTCTCGGTCAAGTCGGCGTGGGACGCCTTCGGATACGAGTTGGCCGACCCGGCGGCGTCACGAATTGCCGTCACGGCGGCGGGACTCGGCCCGAATGGGTTCTCGTTCGAGGCGAGTTTCACGAGGTCGTCGGGGTCCAACCCGAGTTCGCGAGCGACCTCCTCGATGCCTCGTCCGGCCTGATACACCGTGTGCGCGGAGAGGTCCCGTGGTTCCATATCCGAGAGGTGTGGGCGGCGTACCTTAAGCGTGCTTACCTCCGGCAACGGGTGGTTCGTCGGAGTGCAGTCACGTGATTGTCCTGTCAAAACG
The sequence above is a segment of the Halorussus halophilus genome. Coding sequences within it:
- a CDS encoding LEA type 2 family protein, which encodes MDGVKSLLLGSKIRILGTTVLALVVLVGAAFGAGFLGTPSVTGTQNSFGDVTNETTVIHTNLTVENPNPLGLDLGGVTVSYEVAMNDVTMANGTKEGVALQSGTGDLHFQSQMNNEKMPRWWVSHIRNGEQTTVRVDATASSSMLGRTFSAPPVKRQVETDIISQFNSTETRSMNASQPFVSDPVAYVNETSAHWGEVTESETPIDMRFVVYNPKTTPLAITEIGYNISMNNVSVGNGTTDREYVVEGRTQETIAAQTVIRNEKLDDWWVTHLKNDQVTDMRIEFYAKMRVAGETFRIPLREMTYTKTIETDIFGTKNQTVGAGGTATAGAGTTVSGETTADGGSDATTASDGTTAGDDSDSTTSESDGEQTTSASGSGGTTTDDGILAVERVSID
- a CDS encoding DUF7525 family protein, giving the protein MAEHQSVGTDKGIGLASLFTLLAGVGAAAMFLAPGEEIAAWGFAGAVAAGVFAVAAVHLFWK
- a CDS encoding DUF7123 family protein; its protein translation is MTDYSDEERRIVAYLSESVSRGERYFRAKNIAKQLGLSAKQVGVRLPKLAEKTDEVDIEKWGRAKSTTWKVTPS
- a CDS encoding CoxG family protein — translated: MTVRVERTFELSVPPAEVWEFIADPERRASTISVVSDYEQTGERTSVWHIKLPIPFLDRTVPVNTEDVERDAPRYVKFVGRSSALRVTGEHEIEPTADGGSRLHNRFVVEGKVPGIERYFKRNLDEELENLEATLREEATLS
- a CDS encoding nitrilase-related carbon-nitrogen hydrolase, whose protein sequence is MRLALAQMQVESGAVVANRRRAEAAIADAAARGADLVALPEIFNVGYFAFDAYQRAAESIDGETLTAIADCASEHDIGVLAGSVVEDLATTAERTNVETPANEGLANTSVLFDRDGDRLAVYRKHHLFGYDSAEAEMLVPGESLGIAEFEEATVGMTTCYDLRFPELYRDIAEAGANLILVPSAWPYPRVEHWQLLPRTRAVENQLFVCAINGSGDFEDASLLGRSTVYDPWGTTLASTGDDPDLVVTDIDLGRVERVREEFPAWRDRRL
- a CDS encoding DUF7344 domain-containing protein, with the translated sequence MAEIRSQTTTGGSDAARPSRETLFDLLGNARRRRVLRHLLEEPTITLTDLSARIAAWENDTPVADLSSRQRKQVYSSLYQTHVPRLSDNDVVEYDSTDRVVRLTSDPDRLNRLLFDDDSDATETTHRWSRYFFWTATVGSAAIGGNWLGTIPTGGVTTEGLYGLLTVTFMMLSVSFVMAVEGPRILRFLD
- the tpiA gene encoding triose-phosphate isomerase, with translation MFVLVNLKAYPCDPVEIATAAREVSDASGTDIAVAPQAAHLQRVSETGVETWAQHVSGVEHGSHTGSTLAEAAADAGATGTLLNHSENRLKLADIDAALDAAERADLDTCVCANNPAQIGAVAALAPDSVAVEPPELIGTGTPVSKADPEIVTDAVAAAEAVDDSVDVYCGAGISTGEDLTSASELGAKGVLLASGVAKADDPKAALEDLVAPL
- a CDS encoding helix-turn-helix domain-containing protein, whose amino-acid sequence is MTTVAEISVPAEKTALHETFETLPELEIRMEHIVGTEQGEVMPFVWVSGASEDEIERALQADSSAGEVRKVDEEEDAFLYKLAFTNGLHVLAEIVFEKDGTILEVQGHDEAWRLLLRFPDRKDFADAYEMLGEYEFEPELLDIHSLDADSESPHELTDEQYEILQAAHEMGHYDVPRDTTLESVADRLDISRQAASERLRRAHREVIDEYLTSKLEPDPDDEDDG
- a CDS encoding multiprotein bridging factor aMBF1; the encoded protein is MVQCEMCGAETGSPKTIKVEGAELDVCDNCADFGTEVKTQESSSTSTKYSTSSSSSSSQSSGSSASSSSSSSSSRSRRSDMFDDMDEIAQDYDDRVRNARESAGLSQEELANELNEKASLIRKIERGDILPSDDVQRKLESELDISLTMGGSSDDEEWNGGSSTDGTTLGDVVKRKD
- a CDS encoding CDP-alcohol phosphatidyltransferase family protein, which gives rise to MTLDQLRPVADRALEPFVSLSTRLGLTPDAVSVVAFVLAGGAGGAFYLNTPVGYLAGALLVFLNGWLDLLDGALARELGTDSKAGDLLDHVLDRYADIVVIAGLAAGIGRYALGLAAVTGVLMTSYLGTQAQAVGLDRVYGGLLGRADRLALIGVTGVLAAVVTTELAGFTVVGWLLVVFAVVGHVTALQRFYYSWRALA
- a CDS encoding adenylate kinase family protein, whose protein sequence is MRVVVTGTPGTGKTSAVKALDTDFEVVHLNDLIRDEDLWEERDTERDSLVADFDAIRERLDGRDGEEDDQNLLVESHLAHNFEADKVVVLRCHPEELERRLTERGENEAKAKENAESEALDVILSEAVAEHGIENVYEIETTDRTPEAVADEIAAVIAGKREPSAGDVEYLDYL
- the hisC gene encoding histidinol-phosphate transaminase, whose protein sequence is MEPRDLSAHTVYQAGRGIEEVARELGLDPDDLVKLASNENPFGPSPAAVTAIRDAAGSANSYPKASHADLTEKLADRWSVSPKQIWLGNGGDGVLDYLARAMLEPGDTVLVPEPGFAYYGMSARFHHGEVARYGISKARDFALDAETVLSDYEGERIVYLTSPHNPSGGRFSLDAVAEIADETDDQTLVLVDEAYGEFADGESAVSLLETRDDVAVLRTFSKVYGLAGVRLGYGIVPEEWADAYARVNTPFAASEIACRAGLAAMDDDEHAERTVETAAWAREYIYDTLDAQTWESHGNFVLAEVGDGEAVADELQRRGVIVRDCSSFGLPECVRITCGTKEETKRAVAQVNEVLH